Proteins encoded within one genomic window of Platichthys flesus chromosome 17, fPlaFle2.1, whole genome shotgun sequence:
- the LOC133972987 gene encoding cilia- and flagella-associated protein 69-like isoform X1, with translation MDSGKVVQRKKPEILRAADMRQHQEVSAKSLDSTKVIRLLEDPLTANLKERHLFVLKKLLKRSQIGFLLKDLKDVTRILNICAEKVNEHPEYLPILCEALKICRFPFLKEKASDELNYAQDVIEFISHLGCLMRVSDAEVRQQIVETVKSFYNHVAPKHLHDGTDSATRKKPRTLSSNRFSRLSLSLQSTSPGYRLQLLELSDVAQTLLLSMSTLENQPTIKLQLLKTLQILSGSSDMNCALMLNARGAETICLHMNEPDPSGEVLVHSSEILWNLLERGSKATVTAQLSSMECTVSLKEAFFHQLMSGFQPSDLQLRNDLLVITTLIAEHPNHLLIESLFAKQLMVFVTFPELKTHNSLVRNFKLSYNSEDLKMKKMLLNLLVLMSKDLAALQLYREEQVMLALLTLVKPPAATTAGQRSGGRHWSSIQQEELQLQALATLATIAPLMLDEYMACMGNARLLLLLDWCTGQDSYFGDCHSFHGTGGRGSKKAQMRHCIRVLRSVTSLGEESVLQDLCDQGTISQLMGILMQMEASPDEEDLVTLEIKSDIQLILSALCENDMHRKELFGAEGVEMTVHFLKKGPDKFYSGLGHNKLILSTVDCVWSCIVGCYTTEDYFLVKEGVFLLLDLLVLSPRCVHAIVLATLLELCDNPNTLTHILSWRDEGGRTASSLLLQLWRLEEEELGVTRDQHGGIADPQRLVLRCDQEDTQLLSNTPSAAVMEISENLRSKIYSIFCKLGFLDLPGLSAKDYVTLGIIRRYLDFKVGEVWEEVSRELVLDGVRPISPDQESLSRICKIPEDTARKVMMEQISILEQQKKEEASEEEIVYTEIKSHFKQRELTAKSWDSYVSKTSNHEVLKEVKAQRKEDMESSRPKRMEADPAVHPAEHFIGQVIDAESSEAQAGVKLTMTKPLIQSPGPNPEKPAARDPELFSSVSVKDV, from the exons ATGGATTCAGGGAAAGTTGTACAGAGAAAGAAACCGGAGATCCTCAGAGCAGCAGACATGAGGCAGCACCAGGAG GTCAGTGCCAAAAGTCTGGATTCAACAAAGGTGATTCGTCTGCTTGAAGATCCGCTGACG GCTAATTTGAAGGAGAGGCACCTTTTTGTCCTGAAGAAACTATTGAAGAGAAGCCAAATTGGTTTC CTGTTGAAGGATTTGAAAGACGTCACTAGAATTCTCAATATCTGTGCTGAGAAAGTGAATGAGCACCCTGAGTATCTGCCCATATTGTGTGAGGCTCTTAAAATCTGCAG ATTTCCCTTCCTGAAAGAGAAAGCATCTGACGAGCTGAACTACGCTCAGGACGTCATAGAGTTCATCTCCCACTTGG GGTGTCTCATGAGGGTGTCAGACGCCGAAGTGAGACAACAGATAGTTGAAACTGTGAAATCATTCTACAACCACGTGGCTCCCAAACATCTGCACGACGGTACGGACAGCGCCACCAGGAAGAAGCCTCGGACTTTAAGCTCTAACAGATTTTCTAGACTTTCACTAA GTCTCCAGTCAACCTCCCCCGGCtacaggctgcagctgctggagctcaGTGACGTGGCCCAGACGCTGCTTCTCTCCATGAGCACTCTGGAGAACCAGCCCACCATcaagctgcagctcctgaagACCCTTCAGATCCTCTCAGGCTCCTCTG ATATGAACTGTGCTTTAATGCTGAATGCACGTGGAGCCGAGACAATCTGTCTCCACATGAACGAGCCCGACCCGTCCGGTGAGGTCCTGGTCCACTCCTCAGAGATCCTCTGGAACCTGCTGGAGAGAGGCAGCAAGGCCACGGTCACCGCTCAGCTCAGCAGCATGGAGTGCACTGT ATCCCTGAAGGAAGCGTTCTTCCACCAGCTGATGAGCGGCTTCCAACCTTCAGACCTCCAACTCAGAAACGATCTGCTCGTGATCACAACTCTCATCGCTGAACACCCCAACCATCTGCTCATT GAGAGTCTATTTGCGAAGCAGCTCATGGTGTTCGTCACATTTCCTGAGT TGAAAACTCACAATTCCCTGGTTCGCAACTTCAAACTCAGCTACAACAGCGAGGActtgaagatgaagaagatgctGTTGAATCTGTTGGTTTTGATGTCAAAGGATTTGGCCGCGCTGCAG CTTtacagagaggagcaggtgaTGCTGGCCCTGCTGACGCTGGTGAAGCCACCTGCTGCCACCACGGCTGGGCAGCGATCGGGTGGGCGTCACTGGTCCTCCATCCAGCAGGAGGAGCTCCAGCTGCAGGCACTGGCCACGCTGGCCACCATCGCGCCGCTCATGCTGGACGAGTACATGGCATGTATGGGAAACGCAcgcctgctgctcctgctggacTGGTGCACGGGGCAAG ATTCCTACTTTGGTGATTGTCACAGCTTCCACGGCACGGGAGGCCGAGGCAGTAAGAAGGCTCAGATGAGGCACTGCATCAGAGTTCTCAGATCGGTGACGTCTCTCGGTGAAGAGTCCGTCCTCCAGGACCTCTGTGACCAAGGCACCATCAGTCAGCTCATGG GGATTTTGATGCAGATGGAGGCGAGTCCCGATGAGGAGGATCTGGTGACGCTGGAGATAAAGTCCGACATTCAGCTGATTCTTTCAGCGCTGTGTGAGAACGACATGCACCGGAAG GAGCTGTTCGGGGCAGAGGGAGTTGAGATGACAGTTCATTTCCTGAAGAAAGGCCCGGACAAGTTCTACAGCGGCCTGGGTCACAACAAGCTCATCCTCTCCACGGTCGACTGTGTGTG GTCCTGCATCGTGGGCTGCTACACCACAGAGGATTATTTCCTGGTTAAAGAAGGAGTGTTTCTTCTGCTGGACTTGCTTGTT TTGAGCCCGAGGTGTGTGCACGCCATCGTTCTCGCCACCCTGTTGGAGTTATGTGACAACCCCAACACCCTGACTCACATCCTGAGCTGGAGGGACGAGGGCGGGCGGACAGCGTccagtctcctgctgcagctgtggaggctggaagaggaggagctgggagtCACCCGAGACCAACACGGAGGGATAGCAG ATCCCCAGAGGCTGGTCCTCAGGTGTGACCAGGAGGACACCCAGCTGTTGTCGAACACGCCGAGTGCAGCAGTGATGGAGATATCAGAGAACCTGCGCTCGAAGATTTACTCCATCTTCTGCAAACTTG GTTTTCTGGACCTCCCCGGATTGTCAGCCAAAGATTATGTGACTCTGGGCATCATCAGGAGATATCTGGACTTTAAG GTCGGTGAGGTGTGGGAGGAGGTCAGCAGGGAGCTGGTTCTGGACGGCGTGAGGCCGATCAGCCCCGACCAGGAGTCTCTGAGCCGAATCTGTAAGATCCCAGAGGACACCGCCAGGAAGGTGATGATGGAACAAATCAGCATcctggagcagcagaagaaggaggaggcttctgaggaggagatcgTGTACACAGAG ATAAAGTCTCACTTCAAACAACGGGAGCTCACAGCGAAGTCTTGGGACAGTTATGTCTCCAAAACCTCGAACCATGAAGTCCTGAAG GAGGTAAAAGCCCAGAGGAAGGAAGACATGGAATCATCCAGACCCAAACGAATGGAGGCGGATCCTGCGGTCCATCCTGCAGAG CATTTCATTGGGCAGGTGATAGACGCAGAGAGCTCTGAGGCTCAAGCAGGAGTGAAGCTGACTATGACCAAACCTCTGATCCAGAGTCCAGGTCCGAACCCGGAGAAACCAGCCGCACGAGACCCAGAGCTCTTCAGCTCCGTGTCGGTCAAAGACGTTTAA
- the LOC133972599 gene encoding Na(+)/H(+) exchanger beta-like: MAALALRVPRSSSSSGGRSAARLAGLLACVLLLAAGASASRDEGSGESNGTRRDPGRVVEPGERDLHPRSNLTAHKKAFPVLSFNYEHVRKPFEISLWILLALLMKLGFHIIPRVSNVVPESCLLIVVGLLVGGLIKAIGEKAPVLHYELFFFYLLPPIILDAGYFLPIRPFMENLGTILVFAVVGTLWNAFFIGGMMYAVCQIAGAQLGGVDLLSCLLFGTIISAVDPVAVLAVFEEIHINELLHILVFGESLLNDAVTVVLYHLFREFSQAGTVTVGDALLGVVCFFVVSLGGIMVGAIYGLLGAFTSRFTSHTRVIEPLFVFLYSYMAYLSAEVFRLSGIMSLIACGVTMRPYVEANISHKSHTTIKYFLKMWSSVNETLIFIFLGVSTVAGPHAWNWTFVILTVILCLVSRVLGVIGLTYIINKFRIVKLTKKDQFIVAYGGLRGAIAFSLGFLLTNNEMKNMFLTAIITVIFFTVFVQGMTIRPLVELLAVKKKEESKRSINEEIHTQFLDHLLTGIEEVCGHYGHHHWKDKLNRFNKSYVKKWLIAGERSTEPQLISFYNKMEMKQAMMLVESGSSAKLPSIVSSVSMQNIQQKGPTRGRAIPSISKSREAEIRKILRANLQKTRQRLRSYSRHDLLIDPFEDNLSEVRFRKQRVEMERRMSHYLTVPANRQETTPVRKVCFEPEHQVYTYDTEGESPRGRAAQTHPSPPDAIGLVNEATPRPNQSSALRDRDETELRAKAPDDQEEQLKLSRCLSDPGPNKDEEEDSSFVS, translated from the exons ATGGCTGCTCTCGCGCTCCGTGTTCcccggagcagcagcagcagcggtggccGCTCCGCAGCGCGTCTCGCCGGGCTCCTCGCCTGCGTGCTGCTGCTCGCTGCCGGCGCCTCCGCGAGTCGTGACGAGGGTTCTGGGGAGAGCAACGGGACGAGGAGGGACCCGGGCCGGGTGGTAGAGCCGGGGGAGCGGGACCTCCATCCCCGGAGCAACCTCACGGCTCATAAGAAGGCTTTCCCCGTCCTGTCCTTCAACTACGAGCACGTCAGGAAGCCCTTCGAGATCTCTCTGTGGATCCTCCTGGCTCTGCTCATGAAACTCG GTTTTCATATTATCCCCCGAGTGTCGAACGTGGTCCCAGAGAGCTGCCTGCTGATCGTCGTCGGCCTGCTGGTCGGCGGCCTCATCAAAGCCATCGGAGAGAAAGCCCCCGTCCTCCACTACgagctcttcttcttctacctgctgCCTCCCATCATCCTCGACGCCGGCTACTTCCTGCCCATCCGGCCCTTCATGGAGAACCTGGGCACCATCCTGGTGTTCGCGGTGGTGGGCACGCTGTGGAACGCCTTCTTCATCGGCGGGATGATGTACGCCGTGTGTCAGATCGCGGGGGCGCAGCTGGGCGGCGTGGACCTGCTGTCCTGCCTGCTGTTCGGCACCATCATCTCGGCCGTGGACCCCGTGGCCGTGCTGGCCGTGTTCGAGGAGATCCACATCAACGAGCTGCTGCACATCCTCGTGTTCGGGGAGTCGCTGCTCAACGACGCCGTCACCGTG GTTCTGTATCACCTGTTCAGGGAGTTCTCTCAGGCCGGAACTGTGACTGTGGGCGACGCCCTCCTCGGAGTCGTCTGCTTCTTCGTGGTTTCTCTGGGAGGCATCATGGTCGGAGCCATCTACGGCCTCCTGGGGGCTTTCACCTCCCGCTTCACCTCTCACACCCGGGTCATCGAGCCGCTGTTTGTCTTCCTCTACAGCTACATGGCGTACCTCTCCGCTGAGGTCTTCCGCCTGTCAGGGATCATGTC GTTGATAGCGTGTGGCGTGACGATGCGGCCGTACGTGGAGGCCAACATCTCCCACAAGTCCCACACCACCATCAAATACTTCCTGAAGATGTGGAGCAGCGTGAACGAGAcgctcatcttcatcttcctcggTGTTTCCACGGTAGCCGGTCCTCACGCCTGGAACTGGACCTTCGTCATTCTCACGGTTATCCTGTGTTTAGTGTCGAGAGTGTTGG GGGTCATCGGCCTCACGTACATCATCAATAAATTTCGTATCGTGAAGTTGACCAAAAAGGACCAGTTCATCGTGGCCTACGGTGGCCTGCGAGGGGCCATCGCCTTCTCACTGGGCTTCCTGCTGACCAACAACGAGATGAAGAACATGTTCCTCACCGCCATCATCACCGTCATCTTCTTCACCGTCTTTGTGCAG GGGATGACGATCCGGCCTCTGGTGGAGCTTCTtgcagtgaagaagaaggaggagagcaaAAGATCAATAAACGAGGAGATTCACACGCAG TTCCTCGATCATCTGCTCACAGGGATCGAAGAAGTCTGTGGTCATTACGGCCACCATCACTGGAAAGACAA GCTGAACCGCTTCAACAAGTCCTACGTGAAGAAGTGGCTGATCGCCGGCGAACGCTCCACCGAGCCTCAGCTCATCTCCTTctacaacaagatggagatgaagcaGGCCATGATGCTGGTGGAGAGCGGGAGCTCCGCCAAGCTGCCCTCCATCGTGTCCTCCGTCTCCATGCA GAACATTCAGCAGAAGGGTCCGACCAGAGGACGAGCGATACCGAGCATCTCCAAGAGTCGCGAGGCGGAGATCAGAAAGATCCTGCGAGCAAACCTGCAGAAGAcgagacagagg ctTCGCTCCTACAGCAGACACGACCTGCTGATCGATCCCTTCGAGGACAATCTGAGTGAGGTTCgcttcaggaagcagagggtggagatggagaggagg ATGAGTCACTACCTCACGGTCCCTGCCAACCGCCAGGAAACCACACCAGTGAGGAAAGTCTGTTTTGAGCCAG AACACCAGGTCTATACGTACGACACTGAGGGCGAGAGCCCCAGAGGTCGAGCAGCTCAGACACATCCCAGCCCTCCTGACGCCATCGGCCTGGTGAACGAAGCGACCCCGAGGCCCAATCAGAGCAGCGCACTGCGAGATAGAGATGAAACAGAGCTGAGGGCGAAAGCACCCGACGACCAGGAGGAGCAACTGAAACTATCCCGCTGCCTTAGTGACCCTGGTCCAAacaaagatgaggaggaggacagctcCTTCGTCTCATGA
- the LOC133972987 gene encoding cilia- and flagella-associated protein 69-like isoform X2 codes for MDSGKVVQRKKPEILRAADMRQHQEVSAKSLDSTKVIRLLEDPLTANLKERHLFVLKKLLKRSQIGFLLKDLKDVTRILNICAEKVNEHPEYLPILCEALKICRFPFLKEKASDELNYAQDVIEFISHLGCLMRVSDAEVRQQIVETVKSFYNHVAPKHLHDGLQSTSPGYRLQLLELSDVAQTLLLSMSTLENQPTIKLQLLKTLQILSGSSDMNCALMLNARGAETICLHMNEPDPSGEVLVHSSEILWNLLERGSKATVTAQLSSMECTVSLKEAFFHQLMSGFQPSDLQLRNDLLVITTLIAEHPNHLLIESLFAKQLMVFVTFPELKTHNSLVRNFKLSYNSEDLKMKKMLLNLLVLMSKDLAALQLYREEQVMLALLTLVKPPAATTAGQRSGGRHWSSIQQEELQLQALATLATIAPLMLDEYMACMGNARLLLLLDWCTGQDSYFGDCHSFHGTGGRGSKKAQMRHCIRVLRSVTSLGEESVLQDLCDQGTISQLMGILMQMEASPDEEDLVTLEIKSDIQLILSALCENDMHRKELFGAEGVEMTVHFLKKGPDKFYSGLGHNKLILSTVDCVWSCIVGCYTTEDYFLVKEGVFLLLDLLVLSPRCVHAIVLATLLELCDNPNTLTHILSWRDEGGRTASSLLLQLWRLEEEELGVTRDQHGGIADPQRLVLRCDQEDTQLLSNTPSAAVMEISENLRSKIYSIFCKLGFLDLPGLSAKDYVTLGIIRRYLDFKVGEVWEEVSRELVLDGVRPISPDQESLSRICKIPEDTARKVMMEQISILEQQKKEEASEEEIVYTEIKSHFKQRELTAKSWDSYVSKTSNHEVLKEVKAQRKEDMESSRPKRMEADPAVHPAEHFIGQVIDAESSEAQAGVKLTMTKPLIQSPGPNPEKPAARDPELFSSVSVKDV; via the exons ATGGATTCAGGGAAAGTTGTACAGAGAAAGAAACCGGAGATCCTCAGAGCAGCAGACATGAGGCAGCACCAGGAG GTCAGTGCCAAAAGTCTGGATTCAACAAAGGTGATTCGTCTGCTTGAAGATCCGCTGACG GCTAATTTGAAGGAGAGGCACCTTTTTGTCCTGAAGAAACTATTGAAGAGAAGCCAAATTGGTTTC CTGTTGAAGGATTTGAAAGACGTCACTAGAATTCTCAATATCTGTGCTGAGAAAGTGAATGAGCACCCTGAGTATCTGCCCATATTGTGTGAGGCTCTTAAAATCTGCAG ATTTCCCTTCCTGAAAGAGAAAGCATCTGACGAGCTGAACTACGCTCAGGACGTCATAGAGTTCATCTCCCACTTGG GGTGTCTCATGAGGGTGTCAGACGCCGAAGTGAGACAACAGATAGTTGAAACTGTGAAATCATTCTACAACCACGTGGCTCCCAAACATCTGCACGACG GTCTCCAGTCAACCTCCCCCGGCtacaggctgcagctgctggagctcaGTGACGTGGCCCAGACGCTGCTTCTCTCCATGAGCACTCTGGAGAACCAGCCCACCATcaagctgcagctcctgaagACCCTTCAGATCCTCTCAGGCTCCTCTG ATATGAACTGTGCTTTAATGCTGAATGCACGTGGAGCCGAGACAATCTGTCTCCACATGAACGAGCCCGACCCGTCCGGTGAGGTCCTGGTCCACTCCTCAGAGATCCTCTGGAACCTGCTGGAGAGAGGCAGCAAGGCCACGGTCACCGCTCAGCTCAGCAGCATGGAGTGCACTGT ATCCCTGAAGGAAGCGTTCTTCCACCAGCTGATGAGCGGCTTCCAACCTTCAGACCTCCAACTCAGAAACGATCTGCTCGTGATCACAACTCTCATCGCTGAACACCCCAACCATCTGCTCATT GAGAGTCTATTTGCGAAGCAGCTCATGGTGTTCGTCACATTTCCTGAGT TGAAAACTCACAATTCCCTGGTTCGCAACTTCAAACTCAGCTACAACAGCGAGGActtgaagatgaagaagatgctGTTGAATCTGTTGGTTTTGATGTCAAAGGATTTGGCCGCGCTGCAG CTTtacagagaggagcaggtgaTGCTGGCCCTGCTGACGCTGGTGAAGCCACCTGCTGCCACCACGGCTGGGCAGCGATCGGGTGGGCGTCACTGGTCCTCCATCCAGCAGGAGGAGCTCCAGCTGCAGGCACTGGCCACGCTGGCCACCATCGCGCCGCTCATGCTGGACGAGTACATGGCATGTATGGGAAACGCAcgcctgctgctcctgctggacTGGTGCACGGGGCAAG ATTCCTACTTTGGTGATTGTCACAGCTTCCACGGCACGGGAGGCCGAGGCAGTAAGAAGGCTCAGATGAGGCACTGCATCAGAGTTCTCAGATCGGTGACGTCTCTCGGTGAAGAGTCCGTCCTCCAGGACCTCTGTGACCAAGGCACCATCAGTCAGCTCATGG GGATTTTGATGCAGATGGAGGCGAGTCCCGATGAGGAGGATCTGGTGACGCTGGAGATAAAGTCCGACATTCAGCTGATTCTTTCAGCGCTGTGTGAGAACGACATGCACCGGAAG GAGCTGTTCGGGGCAGAGGGAGTTGAGATGACAGTTCATTTCCTGAAGAAAGGCCCGGACAAGTTCTACAGCGGCCTGGGTCACAACAAGCTCATCCTCTCCACGGTCGACTGTGTGTG GTCCTGCATCGTGGGCTGCTACACCACAGAGGATTATTTCCTGGTTAAAGAAGGAGTGTTTCTTCTGCTGGACTTGCTTGTT TTGAGCCCGAGGTGTGTGCACGCCATCGTTCTCGCCACCCTGTTGGAGTTATGTGACAACCCCAACACCCTGACTCACATCCTGAGCTGGAGGGACGAGGGCGGGCGGACAGCGTccagtctcctgctgcagctgtggaggctggaagaggaggagctgggagtCACCCGAGACCAACACGGAGGGATAGCAG ATCCCCAGAGGCTGGTCCTCAGGTGTGACCAGGAGGACACCCAGCTGTTGTCGAACACGCCGAGTGCAGCAGTGATGGAGATATCAGAGAACCTGCGCTCGAAGATTTACTCCATCTTCTGCAAACTTG GTTTTCTGGACCTCCCCGGATTGTCAGCCAAAGATTATGTGACTCTGGGCATCATCAGGAGATATCTGGACTTTAAG GTCGGTGAGGTGTGGGAGGAGGTCAGCAGGGAGCTGGTTCTGGACGGCGTGAGGCCGATCAGCCCCGACCAGGAGTCTCTGAGCCGAATCTGTAAGATCCCAGAGGACACCGCCAGGAAGGTGATGATGGAACAAATCAGCATcctggagcagcagaagaaggaggaggcttctgaggaggagatcgTGTACACAGAG ATAAAGTCTCACTTCAAACAACGGGAGCTCACAGCGAAGTCTTGGGACAGTTATGTCTCCAAAACCTCGAACCATGAAGTCCTGAAG GAGGTAAAAGCCCAGAGGAAGGAAGACATGGAATCATCCAGACCCAAACGAATGGAGGCGGATCCTGCGGTCCATCCTGCAGAG CATTTCATTGGGCAGGTGATAGACGCAGAGAGCTCTGAGGCTCAAGCAGGAGTGAAGCTGACTATGACCAAACCTCTGATCCAGAGTCCAGGTCCGAACCCGGAGAAACCAGCCGCACGAGACCCAGAGCTCTTCAGCTCCGTGTCGGTCAAAGACGTTTAA